Proteins co-encoded in one Sulfuricurvum sp. IAE1 genomic window:
- a CDS encoding ATP-binding protein → MNPKLPKTGRDKRRPRPDIGSMVAAARSEAEKILNALTDGRNPKLLSGINPYRLVSILGDIDTLENSAPQAPIMRSEEYREIVDTTAFVIKTDAQGKILYANDLFCRSLGYDYADLIGRSADVYCHPDNLAMYEDALKSPKVGWSGEVKFLTKSGKELFVELRLSKDFDPSGNLIGSIAIHYDISDKILHRNIAKQHKELNSIILDEQPNIVAVLEKGVGIISLNRAFFKTFGFKDLNDFKQRQKSFFDIFSQHEDSCSIAHSKWWLDMLTGAAGQMADRRVKAHDADGVLRTFEVNAKILSLGKGSHLREYYIVSLNDITAAQKEADNAKEEANEAHRESYAKSSFLANMSHEIRTPLNGIIPVVELLEEGVLDVGQKEYVSVIKRSAQSLLSIINDILDFSKIETGAFEIDNIDFDLVEELESITDLFVAKAHEKGIDFCVFIDPQIPTCTMGDPKRIKQVVTNLVGNAIKFTESGEVSVAAELTARDESHITVRIAVKDTGIGIRSEDVSDIFNPFTQADNTISRKFGGTGLGLSISKNLVEMMGSQLQVESIYGEGSRFYFELDLPLCESGKNRVDIDNMHKTIGIYIVDNDRARRCASTLFRYLDSFLLNYVEIHNRDEVELICCDIMIVVSTGCDFIEWIDDSLRERLRIVSIVPANTKNRNRFRSDAVISMPINGSKIYDAILDNRYHATEDIHKIAASEPAARYNASVLVAEDGKTNRSVVQALLNRLGIEPVFAENGFQAVEAVKDLYYKEDRGFDIILMDIHMPVMGGEEATRQIIEHEDRMGVDRKTPIVALTADAIKGREKKYLDQGMSGFISKPIDRVKFDSVIATFLGHLKEVSEPVVSSSDQHSLQTNDKASRIAETLGVDVEIAEMLLDDFYANWREYHTLFLKAINENDLDEIARVAHIVKGSAGSLCFYEASEIAERIEDHAKERDEVDYKTMCETLEGFLK, encoded by the coding sequence ATGAATCCTAAATTGCCTAAAACCGGAAGAGACAAACGGCGTCCGCGCCCCGATATCGGTTCGATGGTTGCTGCGGCCAGATCCGAAGCAGAAAAGATCCTCAATGCTTTAACCGACGGTAGAAACCCGAAACTGTTGTCCGGTATAAACCCCTACCGTCTTGTCTCTATTCTCGGCGATATTGACACTCTTGAAAATTCAGCCCCGCAGGCGCCAATCATGCGTTCGGAAGAGTATCGTGAAATTGTCGATACGACCGCATTTGTCATCAAAACCGACGCCCAGGGGAAGATATTGTATGCCAATGATCTGTTTTGCCGGTCGCTTGGGTACGATTATGCCGATCTGATAGGACGCAGCGCCGATGTTTACTGCCACCCGGACAACCTGGCAATGTATGAGGACGCCCTTAAATCACCAAAGGTCGGGTGGTCCGGAGAAGTAAAGTTCCTCACCAAAAGCGGCAAAGAGTTGTTTGTAGAACTTCGATTATCGAAGGATTTTGATCCAAGTGGCAATTTGATCGGAAGCATCGCGATACACTATGACATCAGCGACAAAATTCTTCATCGCAACATCGCGAAGCAGCACAAAGAACTTAATTCGATCATCCTTGACGAACAGCCAAATATTGTGGCAGTCCTCGAAAAGGGGGTTGGGATTATCTCCTTGAACCGTGCGTTTTTTAAAACGTTCGGGTTTAAAGACCTCAACGACTTTAAGCAGCGTCAAAAAAGTTTTTTTGATATTTTTTCCCAGCATGAGGATTCATGCAGTATCGCCCATTCAAAGTGGTGGCTTGACATGCTGACCGGAGCTGCCGGACAGATGGCGGATCGGCGTGTTAAAGCTCATGACGCCGATGGTGTTTTGCGGACCTTCGAAGTGAACGCGAAAATTCTCAGTCTTGGTAAAGGGAGTCATCTGCGGGAATATTACATCGTTTCTCTGAACGATATCACTGCCGCGCAGAAGGAGGCGGACAATGCCAAGGAGGAAGCGAACGAGGCTCATCGGGAGTCGTATGCCAAATCGAGCTTTCTCGCCAATATGAGCCATGAAATTCGCACACCGCTCAATGGCATCATACCTGTCGTTGAGCTGCTAGAAGAAGGTGTTTTGGATGTCGGGCAAAAGGAATATGTGTCGGTCATCAAGCGATCGGCCCAATCGCTACTCTCAATCATCAATGACATTCTCGATTTTTCCAAAATTGAAACAGGGGCCTTTGAGATCGATAATATCGATTTTGATTTGGTAGAAGAGCTCGAATCGATCACCGATCTGTTCGTCGCCAAAGCCCATGAAAAAGGGATTGATTTCTGCGTATTTATCGATCCGCAAATCCCAACATGCACAATGGGGGACCCGAAACGAATCAAGCAGGTAGTGACAAACCTTGTGGGAAACGCGATCAAATTCACAGAGTCAGGAGAAGTGAGTGTTGCGGCTGAACTCACTGCCCGAGACGAGAGCCACATTACGGTGCGGATTGCCGTAAAGGACACTGGGATTGGAATACGCAGCGAAGATGTTTCTGACATCTTTAACCCGTTCACGCAGGCGGATAATACGATTTCCAGAAAATTTGGCGGCACAGGGCTTGGCCTTTCAATCAGCAAAAATCTGGTTGAAATGATGGGGAGCCAGCTTCAGGTAGAAAGCATCTATGGAGAAGGGAGCCGATTTTATTTCGAGCTAGATTTACCATTGTGCGAAAGTGGGAAGAATCGTGTTGATATCGACAATATGCACAAAACCATCGGCATCTACATCGTAGATAATGACCGGGCCAGAAGATGCGCGAGCACCCTATTCCGTTACCTTGATTCGTTTTTGCTGAACTATGTCGAAATTCACAATCGTGACGAGGTAGAGCTCATCTGCTGCGATATCATGATCGTGGTTTCAACCGGGTGTGATTTTATCGAGTGGATCGACGACAGCCTCAGAGAGAGACTTCGGATCGTGAGCATCGTTCCTGCAAATACCAAAAATCGCAATCGATTTCGCTCTGATGCGGTCATCAGTATGCCAATTAACGGCTCCAAGATTTATGATGCAATCCTTGACAACCGCTATCATGCGACAGAGGACATTCATAAGATTGCAGCATCGGAACCTGCCGCCAGGTACAATGCAAGCGTTCTTGTCGCTGAGGATGGCAAAACAAACCGCAGCGTCGTTCAGGCGCTATTAAATAGGCTTGGAATTGAACCTGTGTTCGCTGAAAACGGGTTTCAGGCAGTAGAGGCGGTCAAAGACCTCTATTACAAGGAAGATCGAGGGTTCGACATCATTTTAATGGACATCCACATGCCGGTGATGGGCGGCGAAGAGGCGACGCGCCAGATTATTGAGCACGAGGATCGGATGGGCGTTGATCGCAAGACACCAATCGTGGCATTGACTGCGGATGCCATCAAAGGAAGAGAAAAAAAATATCTCGACCAAGGAATGAGCGGCTTTATTTCCAAACCTATCGATCGCGTGAAATTCGATTCCGTAATTGCTACTTTTTTAGGGCATCTCAAAGAGGTTTCCGAACCCGTTGTGTCATCATCAGATCAACATAGTCTTCAAACGAACGATAAGGCATCCAGGATTGCCGAAACTCTAGGGGTTGATGTCGAGATAGCCGAGATGCTTCTAGACGATTTTTATGCGAATTGGAGGGAATACCACACTCTCTTTTTAAAGGCAATCAACGAAAACGATCTGGATGAGATTGCTCGTGTAGCACATATTGTCAAGGGAAGCGCGGGGAGTTTGTGTTTTTACGAAGCGAGCGAAATCGCTGAAAGAATTGAGGACCACGCAAAAGAGCGTGATGAAGTCGATTACAAGACGATGTGTGAAACGCTTGAAGGGTTTTTAAAATGA
- a CDS encoding response regulator, with protein MNIALIDDDSTIRKTVSAVLRSGGSVMSWDSISEFGSADEFFYDLNDKGIDHFRVIICDNDLGKDQPKGYDILTHLHNIGFTGMMILLTGDKSTSMALRMSHTFSVHYVVKSFAKGENNAFDALSSLIGKARE; from the coding sequence ATGAATATCGCACTTATCGACGACGACTCTACAATCCGCAAAACAGTCTCCGCAGTCTTGCGCAGCGGAGGCTCGGTTATGTCTTGGGACAGCATTTCGGAATTCGGCAGCGCCGATGAGTTTTTTTACGACCTCAACGACAAAGGGATTGACCATTTCAGGGTGATCATTTGTGACAACGATCTCGGAAAGGATCAGCCGAAGGGATATGACATACTCACTCATCTCCACAATATCGGGTTTACTGGGATGATGATACTTCTCACCGGCGATAAATCAACATCAATGGCGCTGCGAATGAGTCACACTTTCTCAGTTCATTATGTGGTCAAATCATTTGCAAAAGGAGAGAACAATGCTTTCGATGCGCTCTCCTCTTTGATTGGCAAGGCCAGAGAATGA
- a CDS encoding metal-dependent hydrolase, which produces MTAKGHVLLALPPSIIWAQTLGLSGIEAGALIAAVAAGSLFPDVDEPNSFIGRRLMFMSWTIKILSLFFPTFRHRGVTHIFLVPLSIILIGSAFENILVAAFGLGWLMHTVGDLITVGGVRGYFYPLWPDQKIVLLPDGFRFYTNGFIEHFFNTFLLLINGYLMASFQGLI; this is translated from the coding sequence ATGACTGCCAAAGGACACGTTCTTCTTGCACTGCCCCCGTCTATCATCTGGGCACAGACTCTTGGACTCAGCGGGATTGAAGCAGGAGCTTTGATTGCGGCCGTGGCGGCTGGCAGTCTCTTTCCTGATGTTGACGAACCAAACTCTTTCATTGGGCGGAGATTGATGTTCATGTCGTGGACTATCAAAATCCTTAGCCTGTTCTTTCCTACTTTTCGACACCGCGGGGTAACGCATATTTTTCTTGTACCACTTTCGATTATCCTCATTGGCTCGGCTTTTGAGAATATTCTTGTGGCCGCTTTCGGGCTTGGTTGGCTCATGCACACGGTTGGCGACCTCATAACCGTCGGCGGAGTGCGCGGATATTTTTATCCACTGTGGCCGGATCAGAAAATTGTTCTTTTGCCGGATGGATTCCGATTCTACACCAACGGCTTCATTGAACATTTTTTCAATACATTCCTCCTTCTGATCAACGGATACCTAATGGCTTCGTTTCAGGGGCTAATTTAA
- a CDS encoding phage replisome organizer N-terminal domain-containing protein encodes MIISGINFAELERPAKWIKFPIDFFEQPIIKKLRRHAGGDSYTILYQKVMLYSARWGGLLPVKYEKSLLDELALVLDESERDLNVLLSFLEANALLNEEAPSVYLLTQVPSMIGKDGESTERVKRFRERKRLALGMDTGAEKKTPKTAAERVREHRMKKRGALPSSQNTSSEDDSCNGDVTKSVTPCNENVTDAALHVTKPSVTGNENVTDAALHVTEQPVNDMAYKSHEYCDFDCNEKCNVTCNVTETLHVTDETPLRYKSEERRDNITPLPPKGNGRGDLKKPLNVESISMLHGITEMVLEEYLNFRKNSGGVVNPFAFEKHLLSQLSELGSEESGFFAEWLNANENEQAVIESLSADFMALSPAPGKKSFVSLAKESFDQGWHKLAVDYGEQADRIISIVIEIAYQRCMEFSREPDRSR; translated from the coding sequence ATGATCATCTCAGGAATAAACTTTGCAGAACTTGAAAGACCCGCAAAATGGATCAAGTTCCCGATCGACTTTTTTGAACAACCTATTATTAAAAAACTACGCCGCCATGCAGGCGGGGACTCCTATACAATTCTCTACCAGAAGGTGATGCTCTACTCCGCAAGATGGGGTGGGCTGTTGCCGGTTAAATATGAAAAGTCATTGCTTGACGAACTTGCCCTTGTTCTCGACGAAAGCGAACGCGATCTTAATGTCCTCCTCTCTTTTTTAGAGGCCAATGCCTTGTTGAACGAGGAGGCGCCGAGCGTTTATTTACTTACCCAAGTACCTTCGATGATTGGCAAGGATGGCGAATCAACGGAACGTGTCAAGCGCTTCAGAGAACGAAAGAGACTTGCCCTTGGTATGGACACTGGAGCTGAAAAAAAGACCCCAAAAACAGCAGCGGAGAGGGTACGCGAACACCGCATGAAGAAAAGAGGCGCCCTACCCTCAAGTCAGAATACCTCCTCTGAAGATGATTCATGTAACGGCGATGTAACGAAAAGTGTAACGCCGTGTAACGAAAATGTAACTGATGCAGCGTTACATGTAACGAAGCCGAGTGTTACAGGTAACGAAAATGTAACTGATGCAGCGTTACATGTAACGGAACAACCAGTCAATGATATGGCTTATAAATCCCATGAATACTGCGATTTTGACTGTAACGAAAAGTGTAACGTTACATGTAACGTTACAGAAACGTTACATGTAACGGATGAAACGCCCCTAAGATATAAGAGTGAAGAGAGAAGAGATAATATTACCCCCCTACCCCCCAAAGGCAATGGGCGGGGTGATTTAAAGAAACCCCTCAACGTCGAATCAATCTCCATGCTCCACGGAATTACCGAAATGGTGCTGGAGGAGTACCTCAATTTCCGCAAAAACAGCGGTGGGGTTGTAAATCCGTTTGCATTCGAAAAACATCTCCTGTCGCAGCTCTCCGAGCTGGGTTCCGAAGAGAGTGGATTCTTTGCCGAATGGCTCAATGCCAATGAAAACGAGCAGGCTGTGATTGAATCGCTGTCCGCGGATTTCATGGCCCTCTCCCCTGCCCCAGGCAAAAAAAGTTTTGTGTCGTTGGCGAAAGAATCTTTCGACCAGGGATGGCACAAACTGGCCGTTGATTACGGCGAACAAGCCGATCGCATCATTTCGATTGTCATCGAAATCGCGTATCAGCGCTGCATGGAATTTTCACGCGAACCGGACAGATCAAGATGA